The genomic region TTCTCGGACGCGGCGCGACCGGCGTGTCGGACGCCGTGACGGCGTACTGCTGCCTAGGGTCGTAGTCACGACGAGGTTGACATAACTATAACCCTCAGCCTGAGGGTCAGAGTTCCCGCCCGTCGACCCGGACCCGAGCAGCGAGAGGCAATTCGCCGTGGCAGCAGCGCAGAACTACCTGGCCATCATCAAGGTCGTGGGCATCGGTGGCGGCGGCGTGAACGCCGTCAACCGAATGATCGAGGTCGGCCTCAAGGGCGTCGAGTTCATCGCGATCAACACCGACGCTCAGGCGCTGCTGATGAGCGACGCCGACGTCAAGCTGGACATCGGGCGGGAGCTGACCCGCGGGCTCGGTGCCGGCGCGAACCCCGATGTCGGTGCTCGCGCCGCCGAGGACCACGCCGAGGAGATCGAAGAGGTCATCAAGGGCGCCGACATGGTGTTCGTGACCGCTGGTGAGGGTGGCGGCACCGGCACCGGCGGTGCACCCGTCGTGGCCCGGATCGCCCGGTCGCTGGGCGCCCTGACCATCGGCGTGGTGACCCGTCCGTTCGCCTTCGAGGGACGCCGCCGCGCGAACTCCGCGGAGGAGGGCATCGCCGGGCTCCGCGAGGAGGTCGACACGCTGATCGTGATCCCCAACGACCGGCTGCTCTCGATCAGCGACCGCAACGTCTCGGTGCTCGACGCGTTCAAGCAGGCCGACCAGGTGCTGCTCCAGGGCGTCTCCGGCATCACCGACCTGATCACGACCCCGGGCCTGATCAACCTCGACTTCGCCGACGTGAAGTCGGTGATGGCCAATGCCGGCTCCGCGCTGATGGGCATCGGCTCCGCGCGTGGCGAGGACCGCGCCGTGGCCGCGGCCGAGGTGGCCGTCTCCAGCCCGCTCCTCGAGGCCTCCATCGAGGGTGCCCACGGTGTGCTGCTCTCGATCGCTGGTGGCTCGGACCTCGGGCTGTTCGAGATCAACGAGGCCGCCGCGCTGGTGGCCGAGGCCGTCCACCCCGACGCCAACATCATCTTCGGCGCCACGATCGACGACGCCCTGGGCGACGAGGTCCGCGTGACCGTCATCGCCGCCGGCTTCGACGGCGGCACCCCCAAGCGCCGCGACGAGGGGACCGTGCTGCGCCGCGAGACCAAGCCGCGGGCGGTCGAGGAGGCCCGGCCCGCGATGCCGGGTCGCGAGGAGCGGGCGCCGCGCGCCGAGCGGGTGCCCGCGGGTGCCGGGGCGGGCCAGCCGACCTCGGGCGAGAACGGTCGGTCCGCGCCGGCCGGCCAGTCGAGCCAGTCCGGCCAGGCCGGACAGGCCGGGCAGGCCGGACAGGGGAGTCAGGCCGGCCAGGGCAGCCCTGCTGCCCCGTCGGCCCAGCCGACCCACCCGGCGCCGAGGTCCGCCCCACGACCGGTGCAGTTCGACGACGACGACCTGGACGTCCCGGACTTCCTGAAGTAGTCGCTTGTACTCCTTCCGCGCCTCCCTCGGCCCCGTCGACCTGGCCTTCACCGACCGGTCCGGCGGGGTCAGCGCCGACCCCTTCGACTCCCTCAACCTCGCTCTCGTCGGCGACGACGACCCGCAGGCCCGCGCCGAGAACCTGCGCCGCGTCCTCAAGGACTTCGCCCCCGGCGACCGGCTGGCCGAGCTGCGCCAGGTGCACGGGCGCGAGGTGGTCGCCGTCGGCGCGACCCCGCCGCAGCGGCCCGCCGGCGACGCGCTGGTCACCGACCGAGCCGGCGTGGTGCTCCTGGTCCGGGTGGCCGACTGCGTCCCGGTGCTGCTGGCCGACCCCGACGCCGGGGTCGTCGCGGCGGCCCATGCCGGTCGGGCCGGCGTCGCCGCCGGTGTCGTGCCGGCGACGGTGCGGGCGATGCGGGAGCGGGGTGCGCGGGCCGTGACGGCCTGGATCGGTCCGCACGTGTGCGGCTCGTGCTACGAGGTGCCGACGGAGCTGGCGGCCGAGATCGTCGCTCTCGAGCCGGCCGCCGCGGCGACGACCTCGTGGGGGACACCGGCCCTGGACCTGGGGGCAGGGGTGCGCGCCCAGCTCGAGCGGGACGGGGTCACGGTCGTCGACGCGGCGCGCTGCACCCGCGAGTCCCCGGACCTCTACTCTCACCGCCGCGACGGCGCTCGTGCCGGCCGGCTCGCAGCGCTCATCCGGAGGCGTGCATGAGCACCGGACCGCAGGGGCACGTCAGCACCGCGGAGCGACGCCAGGAGCTGGCGGCCAACCTCGCCGCCGTGCGCGAGCGGATCGCCCGCGCGTGCGCGGACGCCGGCCGCGACGCCGACGAGGTGACCCTGGTCGTCGTCACCAAG from Nocardioides pantholopis harbors:
- the pgeF gene encoding peptidoglycan editing factor PgeF is translated as MYSFRASLGPVDLAFTDRSGGVSADPFDSLNLALVGDDDPQARAENLRRVLKDFAPGDRLAELRQVHGREVVAVGATPPQRPAGDALVTDRAGVVLLVRVADCVPVLLADPDAGVVAAAHAGRAGVAAGVVPATVRAMRERGARAVTAWIGPHVCGSCYEVPTELAAEIVALEPAAAATTSWGTPALDLGAGVRAQLERDGVTVVDAARCTRESPDLYSHRRDGARAGRLAALIRRRA
- the ftsZ gene encoding cell division protein FtsZ, with translation MAAAQNYLAIIKVVGIGGGGVNAVNRMIEVGLKGVEFIAINTDAQALLMSDADVKLDIGRELTRGLGAGANPDVGARAAEDHAEEIEEVIKGADMVFVTAGEGGGTGTGGAPVVARIARSLGALTIGVVTRPFAFEGRRRANSAEEGIAGLREEVDTLIVIPNDRLLSISDRNVSVLDAFKQADQVLLQGVSGITDLITTPGLINLDFADVKSVMANAGSALMGIGSARGEDRAVAAAEVAVSSPLLEASIEGAHGVLLSIAGGSDLGLFEINEAAALVAEAVHPDANIIFGATIDDALGDEVRVTVIAAGFDGGTPKRRDEGTVLRRETKPRAVEEARPAMPGREERAPRAERVPAGAGAGQPTSGENGRSAPAGQSSQSGQAGQAGQAGQGSQAGQGSPAAPSAQPTHPAPRSAPRPVQFDDDDLDVPDFLK